A single Candidatus Zixiibacteriota bacterium DNA region contains:
- a CDS encoding response regulator transcription factor, which translates to MSRKILIIEDDKDIVELVRHYLEKENFVLKDAADGFSGLKKAKAENFDLVILDIMLPEIDGLEVCKELRADPKTSSTPVIMLTAKGEETDKIVGLEIGADDYLTKPFSPRELVARIKALLRRIEKKTEKEKIYRYSNLVLDPFKHEVTLDRKAFQLTSKEFALLECLLRNKGRVLSRDYLMDQVWGYDYYGGMRTVDVHIRRLREKIPLLSQNIQTVKNLGYRLKEILPE; encoded by the coding sequence ATGTCCAGAAAGATCTTGATAATTGAGGATGACAAGGATATCGTCGAATTGGTCAGACATTATCTGGAAAAGGAAAATTTTGTCCTGAAAGATGCTGCAGATGGCTTTTCAGGTCTTAAAAAAGCTAAAGCTGAAAATTTCGACCTGGTTATACTGGATATAATGCTTCCGGAAATAGATGGACTGGAGGTCTGTAAAGAGTTAAGAGCAGATCCAAAAACCTCCTCTACTCCTGTGATAATGCTGACCGCCAAGGGAGAGGAGACAGATAAGATCGTTGGCCTGGAAATAGGAGCGGATGATTACCTAACCAAGCCTTTCAGCCCCAGAGAGCTGGTTGCCAGAATTAAAGCCCTGCTTAGGAGAATTGAGAAAAAAACTGAAAAGGAGAAAATCTATCGTTATAGTAATCTGGTTCTGGATCCATTCAAACATGAGGTTACTCTGGATAGAAAGGCATTTCAACTGACTTCAAAGGAGTTTGCCCTGCTCGAATGTTTACTGCGAAACAAGGGAAGGGTTTTAAGCCGGGATTACCTGATGGACCAGGTTTGGGGGTACGATTATTATGGAGGGATGCGCACTGTGGATGTCCATATCCGAAGATTAAGGGAGAAAATTCCCCTTTTATCCCAGAACATTCAAACTGTCAAGAATCTGGGTTACAGACTTAAAGAGATTTTACCCGAATAA
- the phoR gene encoding phosphate regulon sensor histidine kinase PhoR, whose product MQLKLFLTYLLVSLLGLSLAGVLISSSERKRSLTQLEQSMFSQTHLLSIIFSTSLSDSLSLATIDSLTDELSRDIQGRITIIDKQGKVLGDSYESGEALFRMENHRNRPEVASALQDKPGKSIRYSYTVKEEMLYIASPIKLQGEIIGVARLALPLTELRHQQNRIFNIVLLGLVAAFIFSLVLSLGFANRVSKPLRQMMQIGKLLSKGDFTQRIKIKTRDEIGELGEILNQMSDELSQKIAQIGEEKSQLDSILSSMVEGVLAVDSSGRVLLVNKNLSQVFNLGSATYGKPYYEVIRNPELNQFIQEVLTNPKEKRKEVSFFHPEEKDFMVQSALVEQKRKGSIFLLFVFHDITELKKTERVRKDFVANVSHELRTPLTSIKGFVEALRDGAINDPEKSLQFLSIISQHADRMNKIVTDLLQLSRIESKDFLLKIEPFLVRELLDEVFSTLKSSSEEKSQILEASLPSPDLKVLADRHWITQALTNLVDNAIKYTPEKGKIRIEAKDKGESVEIAVIDNGIGIPQKDLPRIFERFYRVDKGRSRESGGTGLGLSIVKHIIEAHGGKVEVKSQEGKGSEFSFALKKV is encoded by the coding sequence ATGCAGCTTAAATTATTTTTGACTTATCTTCTGGTCAGTTTATTAGGTCTCTCCTTAGCCGGTGTTTTGATTTCATCTTCTGAGAGAAAACGCTCCCTGACTCAACTCGAGCAGAGTATGTTTTCTCAAACTCACCTTTTGTCTATTATCTTCTCTACTTCCTTGAGTGACAGTTTAAGCCTTGCCACAATCGATAGTTTGACTGATGAGCTCAGCAGAGATATTCAGGGCAGGATTACCATCATCGACAAACAAGGTAAGGTCCTGGGTGATTCGTATGAGAGCGGCGAGGCACTTTTTCGTATGGAGAATCACAGAAACAGGCCTGAGGTAGCTTCAGCCCTGCAGGATAAGCCTGGAAAGAGTATTCGCTATAGTTATACCGTAAAGGAGGAGATGCTTTATATAGCTTCTCCCATTAAACTTCAGGGCGAGATAATAGGCGTGGCGCGCTTAGCCCTTCCATTGACCGAGCTGAGACATCAGCAGAATAGGATATTTAATATCGTGCTCTTAGGACTGGTTGCAGCCTTCATATTTTCGCTGGTCTTGAGCCTCGGGTTTGCTAACCGGGTATCCAAACCCCTGCGCCAGATGATGCAGATAGGCAAGTTGCTGTCCAAAGGAGATTTTACCCAGAGGATAAAGATAAAAACCAGAGATGAAATTGGAGAGTTAGGCGAAATCCTGAACCAGATGTCTGACGAGCTTTCACAGAAGATCGCTCAGATAGGTGAGGAAAAATCCCAGCTCGACTCGATTCTCTCCAGCATGGTGGAAGGGGTTCTGGCTGTGGACTCTTCTGGAAGAGTTCTTTTAGTTAACAAGAATTTGAGTCAGGTGTTTAATCTGGGTTCCGCAACTTATGGAAAGCCATATTATGAGGTAATTCGTAATCCGGAACTTAATCAATTCATTCAGGAGGTTCTGACAAACCCCAAGGAGAAAAGAAAAGAAGTCTCTTTTTTTCATCCGGAAGAAAAAGATTTTATGGTGCAGTCCGCACTGGTGGAGCAGAAAAGAAAAGGCTCCATCTTTCTGCTTTTTGTTTTTCACGACATCACCGAACTCAAGAAAACAGAGCGGGTTCGCAAGGATTTCGTGGCAAATGTCTCGCACGAGTTGAGAACTCCATTGACTTCCATCAAAGGGTTTGTGGAAGCTTTGAGAGATGGTGCCATTAACGACCCTGAAAAATCTCTACAATTTCTATCCATAATCTCCCAGCATGCTGACAGGATGAATAAAATCGTGACCGACCTTCTTCAGCTTTCCCGAATTGAATCAAAAGACTTCCTCCTCAAAATTGAACCTTTCCTTGTAAGGGAGCTTTTGGATGAGGTTTTCTCAACTCTCAAAAGCTCATCTGAGGAGAAATCGCAAATTCTGGAAGCCAGCCTTCCATCACCTGATCTGAAAGTCTTGGCAGACAGACATTGGATAACCCAGGCTTTGACCAACTTAGTGGATAATGCCATCAAATATACTCCTGAAAAAGGGAAGATAAGGATTGAAGCGAAAGATAAAGGGGAATCTGTCGAGATTGCGGTAATCGACAACGGAATCGGAATTCCCCAGAAAGACCTGCCCCGCATTTTTGAAAGGTTTTACCGGGTAGATAAAGGACGTTCCCGGGAATCAGGAGGAACCGGGCTTGGGCTTTCCATAGTCAAACATATAATCGAAGCCCATGGCGGAAAAGTTGAGGTGAAAAGTCAGGAAGGGAAAGGAAGCGAGTTCAGCTTTGCTCTAAAAAAGGTGTAA